Proteins co-encoded in one Caldisericia bacterium genomic window:
- a CDS encoding Gfo/Idh/MocA family oxidoreductase, producing MKVRIGFIGCGGIARAHMERLAKLENVEFVGMCDIEKEKAEELAGKYGGKGYTEFEKMLEEVKMDACYI from the coding sequence ATGAAGGTGAGGATAGGATTTATTGGATGTGGTGGTATAGCACGCGCACATATGGAACGTCTTGCGAAACTTGAGAATGTAGAGTTTGTAGGTATGTGTGATATAGAAAAAGAAAAAGCAGAGGAGTTAGCAGGAAAGTATGGAGGGAAGGGATATACTGAATTTGAGAAGATGTTAGAGGAAGTAAAGATGGATGCCTGCTATATATG